In Deinococcus carri, the sequence GGCCGCCTCGCGCGGGGTCCTCAGCCGCACGACCCGCAGGTGGGAAGAGGCGGCCAGCAGTTCCGGCGTCTCGCGCCGCCTGCGCCAGTGAGTCCTGAAAAACCACGGCAGCGGCGAGTCGGGCTTCACCATATTGCGCAGATGTTCGCGGTTCCCGTTCCAGAGGGGCTGCCGCGTCAGGATGCGCCGCAGCGTGCGCGTCAGCAGCCGCCAGAACACGACCTGCGCGGGGTAGTCCAGCCAGACCAGCGTGTCGGCCCTGGCCCAGCCGATGTCGCGCGCCTTGCTGTAGTTGCCGTCCATCACCCAGGTGGGCCGGGCGGTAAAGGCGTCCACCTGGGCGCGGAACTGCGCCAGCGGGGCCTCCTGCCAGCCGGGGAGGTGGTTCCAGGCGTCCTGCTCGCCGTGGGGCACGCCCAGCCGCCCGGCCAGGGCGCGGGCCAGCGTCGTCTTGCCACTTCCCGTCGTTCCGATCACCACGATGCGGCGCATCCGCTGAGGAAATCACACCGCGTCCGCATCAGCATCCGCCAGGTCGCCTATGCCCCCGGCCATCTGCCAGCCGCCTTCTGCCTTCTGCCTGTTACACTGCCTCTCACATGGCACACGCACAGGATGGACTGCTGTACACGCAGTGGGTCGAACTGCTGGGCTGGCTGGAGGCCGAGGCGGGCGCGCGCGGCCTGGGCTTCGAGAAGGTCGCGGACTTCCCCGACTACATCTACCGCATGGAGCGCCCCTACGACCTGCCCACCACGGTCATGAGCGTGGCCCTGACGGCGGGCGGGCAACCACTGCTGCTGGCCGCCGTCAGCCCCCGCCACGTGGACCTGAAGGGCATCTCCCTGCGCCTGATGGGCGGCAGCAAACACTGGCACCTGCACGCGGGCACGGCGGGCCTGCTGGAAGGCAAGCGGCCCTTCACCCGCGAGCGGCTGGGGGTGCTGCTGGGCGGTGCGGTGCGGGGAGTGGCGTAGGGCCTGCCCTGGCCCTAGAGCATTTGTCAAAAAGAGACTGTCTTTTTGCCCGAGCGAAGCGAGTGAAATAAGGAGAGCGTTTGGGAGAATGGAGGCGTTGGAGGTGTCTTCCCTCCAACGACGTAATTCGGACAAATGCTCTGGGGCGGCGCTCCGTTCCGTTGCCGCCTGTCCTGGGCGGCAACTCCACTTCACGCCGCCCCTATCACGGCTTCTCACTTCTTTCGGCCAGAAAGGTTCGGCAACCTTTCTGGGCACCGCTCTAGCACAGCGGCTTTCTCGCATCCACGATCAGCGACACGAAGCCCAGGCGGCCGTCCCGGTTGCGGTGGTCGAGGCGGAGGGAACGGTAGATCGGGCCGGTCGCCACGTCCCAGGGCCGGTGGTGAAACTGCCCGGCCTCGTCGCAGTATTCGAGCAGCTCGACCTCGAAGCCCGCGCTCCCGAACACGTCCACGAAGAGGCGGTGGTCGTACACGATCCGGTGGTCGGCGGCGGGATGATCGGCGGGACCGGGACCACCCACCTGAA encodes:
- a CDS encoding adenylate kinase; translated protein: MRRIVVIGTTGSGKTTLARALAGRLGVPHGEQDAWNHLPGWQEAPLAQFRAQVDAFTARPTWVMDGNYSKARDIGWARADTLVWLDYPAQVVFWRLLTRTLRRILTRQPLWNGNREHLRNMVKPDSPLPWFFRTHWRRRRETPELLAASSHLRVVRLRTPREAARWLASLNPEDVAAVRV
- a CDS encoding NADH-quinone oxidoreductase subunit 15, with the translated sequence MAHAQDGLLYTQWVELLGWLEAEAGARGLGFEKVADFPDYIYRMERPYDLPTTVMSVALTAGGQPLLLAAVSPRHVDLKGISLRLMGGSKHWHLHAGTAGLLEGKRPFTRERLGVLLGGAVRGVA